A region of Paenimyroides aestuarii DNA encodes the following proteins:
- the eno gene encoding phosphopyruvate hydratase — MSTIVRIHARQILDSRGNPTVEVDVVTENGVLGRAAVPSGASTGEHEAVELRDGGKEWMGKGVLTAVKNVNEVIAENIVGFSVFEQNAIDQAMNELDGTPNKSNLGANAILGVSLAVAKAAANELGMPLYRYVGGVSANTLPVPMMNIINGGSHSDAPIAFQEFMIMPVSAANFTEAMQMGTEIFHNLKKVLHDRNLSTAVGDEGGFAPNLAGGTEDALDSIKLAVEKAGYVFGKDIMIALDCAASEFYVNGAYDYKKFEGDAGKVRTSEEQAAYLAELCEKYPIISIEDGMYEDDWDGWNLLTQKIGDKVQLVGDDLFVTNVARLERGITENTANSILIKVNQIGTLSETIAAVNMAHNAGYTSVMSHRSGETEDHTIADLAVALNCGQIKTGSASRSDRMSKYNQLLRIEEELGAVAYYPQNKAFKVKS; from the coding sequence ATGAGTACAATTGTAAGAATTCATGCACGTCAGATTTTAGATTCTCGTGGAAATCCAACAGTAGAAGTAGATGTGGTTACAGAAAACGGAGTTTTGGGTCGCGCAGCGGTGCCCTCAGGTGCATCAACAGGTGAACACGAAGCCGTAGAATTGCGTGATGGTGGCAAAGAATGGATGGGAAAAGGCGTTTTAACAGCTGTTAAGAATGTCAATGAAGTAATTGCAGAAAATATTGTAGGATTTAGTGTTTTTGAACAAAACGCAATCGATCAGGCAATGAATGAATTAGATGGTACTCCAAACAAATCAAACCTTGGGGCAAATGCTATTTTAGGTGTTTCGTTGGCAGTTGCAAAAGCGGCAGCAAACGAATTGGGGATGCCTTTATACCGTTACGTTGGTGGAGTTTCTGCAAACACCTTGCCGGTTCCAATGATGAACATCATTAATGGTGGTTCGCATTCTGATGCACCAATTGCATTTCAAGAGTTTATGATTATGCCGGTTTCTGCTGCTAATTTTACAGAAGCAATGCAAATGGGAACTGAAATCTTCCATAATTTGAAAAAAGTATTACACGATAGAAATTTAAGCACTGCAGTTGGCGACGAAGGTGGTTTTGCACCAAATTTAGCTGGCGGTACAGAAGATGCGTTAGATTCCATTAAATTGGCTGTGGAAAAAGCAGGTTATGTTTTTGGAAAAGACATCATGATTGCTTTGGATTGTGCTGCTTCGGAGTTTTATGTAAACGGTGCATACGATTACAAAAAATTTGAGGGTGATGCAGGAAAAGTTCGTACATCAGAAGAACAAGCAGCCTATTTAGCTGAATTATGCGAGAAATATCCAATTATTTCAATCGAAGACGGAATGTATGAAGACGATTGGGATGGTTGGAACTTACTTACTCAAAAAATTGGCGATAAAGTGCAGTTAGTTGGCGACGATTTATTTGTAACAAATGTAGCACGTTTAGAGCGTGGAATTACTGAAAACACAGCTAATTCAATTTTGATTAAAGTAAATCAAATTGGTACGTTGAGCGAAACTATTGCGGCTGTAAACATGGCACATAATGCAGGCTACACATCAGTAATGAGCCACCGTTCGGGCGAAACAGAAGATCATACAATTGCCGATTTGGCTGTGGCATTAAACTGCGGACAAATTAAAACAGGTTCTGCTTCGCGTTCAGACCGTATGAGTAAATACAACCAATTACTTAGAATTGAAGAAGAGTTGGGCGCTGTGGCATACTATCCGCAAAACAAAGCTTTTAAGGTAAAAAGCTAA
- a CDS encoding coiled-coil domain-containing protein — MKKIFISISCAFTMVAIQAKPTLSYVNEINYNNPLVIVNGYKIRYVDYAKIKVEYIESIVELEPKDAVEVFGEIGSNGAIIIKLVDSFKSFSVEGAKIDDRLIEKVAFYAEQAKLQEQARLEAEAKAQKEAEEKARLAAEAKAKREAEEQARLEAEAKAQKEAEEKARLAAEAKAKREADEQARLEAEAKAKKEAEVKAQLQAEADAKRASEEQARLEAANKAKKEAEEKARLEAEAKAKREADEQARLEAALAAKKEAEERKRLEAEAKKEADEQARLEAEAKAKREAEEKARLEAEAKAKREAEEKARLEAEAKAKREAEEKARLEAEAKAKREAEEKARLEAEAKAKREAEEKARLEAEAKAKREAEEKARLEAEAKAKKEAEEKARLEAKAKAKREAEEKARLEAEAKAKREAEEKARLEAEAKAKREAEEKARLEAEAKAKREADEKRNQALKEVEDMKNKEALNADFINKLEQDFKKSINNPRIKKVLIEGKEVTKAEALKLSVFDVETSIITFDKINGDGILEIKLTKK, encoded by the coding sequence ATGAAAAAAATATTTATATCTATTAGTTGTGCTTTTACCATGGTAGCCATACAGGCAAAACCAACGTTGTCTTATGTCAATGAAATCAATTACAACAATCCTTTGGTTATTGTGAATGGTTACAAAATTCGTTATGTGGATTATGCCAAGATAAAAGTCGAGTACATTGAAAGTATTGTAGAATTAGAACCAAAAGATGCGGTGGAAGTGTTTGGCGAAATCGGAAGTAACGGAGCCATTATCATCAAGTTGGTTGATAGTTTTAAATCGTTTTCTGTTGAAGGAGCAAAAATTGATGACCGCCTTATTGAAAAAGTAGCTTTTTATGCAGAGCAAGCCAAATTACAAGAGCAAGCGCGATTAGAAGCAGAAGCAAAAGCTCAGAAAGAAGCCGAAGAAAAAGCCCGTTTAGCTGCAGAAGCAAAAGCAAAAAGAGAAGCCGAGGAACAAGCCCGATTAGAAGCAGAAGCAAAAGCTCAGAAAGAAGCCGAAGAAAAAGCCCGTTTAGCTGCAGAAGCAAAAGCAAAAAGAGAAGCCGATGAACAAGCACGATTAGAGGCAGAAGCCAAAGCAAAGAAAGAAGCTGAGGTAAAAGCGCAATTGCAAGCGGAAGCAGATGCCAAAAGAGCAAGCGAAGAACAAGCCCGATTAGAAGCAGCTAACAAAGCTAAAAAAGAAGCAGAAGAAAAAGCCCGATTAGAGGCCGAAGCCAAAGCAAAACGAGAAGCCGATGAACAAGCCCGATTAGAGGCAGCTCTTGCAGCAAAGAAAGAGGCTGAAGAAAGAAAACGTTTAGAAGCCGAAGCTAAAAAAGAAGCCGATGAGCAAGCACGATTAGAAGCGGAAGCCAAAGCCAAACGAGAAGCAGAGGAAAAAGCCCGACTAGAAGCGGAAGCTAAAGCCAAACGAGAAGCAGAAGAAAAGGCCCGATTAGAAGCAGAAGCTAAAGCAAAACGAGAAGCAGAGGAAAAAGCACGATTAGAAGCGGAAGCCAAAGCCAAACGAGAAGCAGAGGAAAAGGCCCGATTAGAAGCGGAAGCCAAAGCCAAACGAGAAGCAGAGGAAAAAGCACGATTAGAAGCGGAAGCCAAAGCCAAACGAGAAGCGGAAGAAAAAGCACGTCTAGAAGCGGAAGCCAAAGCTAAAAAAGAAGCAGAAGAAAAGGCTCGATTAGAAGCGAAAGCCAAAGCCAAACGAGAAGCAGAGGAAAAGGCTCGATTAGAAGCGGAAGCTAAGGCCAAACGAGAAGCAGAGGAAAAAGCGCGATTAGAAGCGGAAGCTAAAGCCAAACGTGAAGCAGAGGAAAAAGCGCGTTTAGAAGCAGAAGCTAAAGCCAAACGAGAAGCCGATGAAAAACGAAATCAGGCTTTGAAAGAGGTGGAAGATATGAAAAATAAAGAAGCTTTAAATGCAGATTTTATTAATAAACTGGAACAAGATTTCAAAAAAAGTATTAATAATCCACGTATTAAAAAAGTTTTGATCGAAGGGAAAGAGGTGACAAAAGCGGAAGCACTTAAATTGAGTGTTTTTGATGTTGAAACATCTATTATTACTTTTGATAAAATAAATGGAGATGGAATTCTAGAGATTAAATTAACTAAGAAATAA
- the ctlX gene encoding citrulline utilization hydrolase CtlX, whose product MSQQAANTVLMIRPVQFRMNEQTAVNNYYQKRLEGLTPANVNQKAQEEFDGFVERLRSVGVNVVVVDDTKESDTPDSIFPNNWISFHDNAEVVLYPMFAENRRLERREDILDILEEKGFKINEINDYTSAEEDNIFLEGTGSMIIDRENAKVYAALSPRADEELIIEFCEDNDMHPVIFEAYQTVDGKRLPIYHTNVMMSIAETFAVICGDSIDDKQERKLVVNSLKEDGKEIIYITEDQVNHFAGNMLQVEGKDEQLYMVMSTQAYESLTDAQIKAIEKHCAILHAPLYTIEACGGGSARCMLAEVFLPQE is encoded by the coding sequence ATGAGTCAACAAGCAGCAAATACCGTATTAATGATTCGTCCAGTGCAATTCCGTATGAACGAACAAACGGCAGTAAATAATTACTATCAAAAGAGGTTAGAAGGATTAACCCCAGCAAACGTAAACCAAAAAGCTCAAGAAGAATTTGATGGATTTGTAGAGCGTTTGCGTTCGGTTGGTGTAAACGTGGTGGTGGTAGATGATACCAAAGAAAGCGATACACCTGATAGCATCTTTCCAAACAACTGGATTTCTTTTCACGACAATGCCGAAGTGGTTTTGTATCCCATGTTTGCAGAAAACCGCAGATTAGAACGCCGCGAAGATATTTTGGACATTTTGGAAGAGAAAGGTTTTAAGATTAACGAAATAAACGATTACACATCGGCAGAAGAAGACAATATCTTTTTAGAAGGAACCGGAAGCATGATTATCGATCGGGAAAATGCTAAAGTGTATGCCGCATTATCGCCTCGTGCAGACGAAGAATTGATTATAGAGTTTTGCGAAGACAACGATATGCACCCGGTGATTTTTGAAGCATATCAAACAGTTGACGGCAAACGTTTACCCATTTACCATACCAATGTTATGATGAGTATTGCCGAAACTTTTGCAGTGATTTGTGGAGATAGTATCGATGATAAACAAGAACGCAAATTGGTGGTGAACAGCCTGAAAGAAGACGGCAAAGAAATTATTTACATTACCGAAGACCAAGTAAACCACTTTGCAGGAAACATGTTGCAGGTTGAAGGAAAAGACGAGCAACTGTATATGGTAATGAGTACACAGGCTTATGAAAGTTTAACCGATGCTCAGATTAAAGCCATAGAAAAACACTGTGCCATTCTCCACGCACCGCTTTATACTATCGAAGCTTGCGGCGGCGGAAGTGCTCGTTGTATGCTGGCAGAAGTGTTTTTACCTCAGGAATAA
- a CDS encoding apolipoprotein A1/A4/E family protein yields the protein MGFFSKLFGKAKEATNEASAEISEFADKAMDKAEELVDDVKEKATEFSETVSKKVEEMNISEKLEEAKATAAEKFEEVKATASEKFEEAQDWVEEKTTQAKEAASDLADKAEEKFDDLTGNATEHENKRLSKKGSLFFMRLIFDSENFDDYF from the coding sequence ATGGGATTTTTTAGTAAATTATTTGGTAAAGCTAAAGAAGCTACCAATGAAGCATCGGCTGAAATTAGCGAGTTTGCAGACAAAGCAATGGACAAAGCCGAAGAACTGGTTGATGATGTAAAAGAAAAAGCGACTGAATTTTCGGAAACCGTTTCAAAAAAAGTAGAGGAAATGAACATTTCTGAGAAACTTGAAGAAGCGAAAGCTACAGCTGCCGAAAAATTTGAAGAGGTAAAAGCTACTGCTAGTGAAAAGTTTGAAGAAGCGCAAGATTGGGTAGAAGAAAAAACTACACAAGCAAAAGAAGCAGCAAGTGATTTAGCTGACAAAGCGGAAGAAAAATTTGATGATTTAACCGGAAACGCTACTGAACACGAAAACAAGAGGCTGTCCAAAAAGGGCAGTCTTTTTTTTATGCGGCTAATTTTTGATAGTGAAAATTTTGATGATTATTTTTAG
- a CDS encoding dimethylarginine dimethylaminohydrolase family protein, with protein MLQLHVKNETSRLKAVILGTAVSNGPTPSIEEAYDPKSLEHIKAGTYPVEKDMIDEMEAFNEVFKKYNVTVYRPQTIENYNQIFSRDIGFVIDDIFIKANILPDRERELDAIQYVIDQIDPAKVVRPPEEVHIEGGDVMLHNDHIFIGTYKGSDYKDFITARTNMAGVNYIKELFPHKIVKEFDLVKSKIEPRDNALHLDCCFQPVGENKGIIYKSGFREEADYMYLVNLFGRENLFHIEREEMYHMNSNVFSIDKNVVVSERNFTRLNNWLRDNGFTVEEIPYAEISKQEGLLRCSTLPLIRE; from the coding sequence ATGTTACAATTACATGTAAAAAACGAAACTTCAAGGCTTAAAGCAGTAATACTTGGAACAGCAGTAAGCAATGGGCCAACGCCCAGTATTGAAGAAGCTTACGATCCAAAATCACTAGAACATATCAAGGCAGGTACATATCCTGTGGAAAAAGATATGATTGACGAAATGGAAGCATTTAACGAAGTTTTTAAAAAATATAACGTTACGGTTTACCGCCCGCAAACTATCGAAAATTACAACCAAATATTTAGTAGAGATATTGGTTTTGTGATTGATGATATTTTTATAAAAGCAAATATTTTGCCTGATCGAGAGCGCGAATTAGATGCCATTCAATATGTGATTGATCAAATAGATCCTGCAAAAGTAGTACGTCCGCCAGAAGAAGTTCATATCGAAGGGGGTGATGTAATGCTGCACAACGATCATATTTTCATCGGAACATATAAGGGAAGTGATTATAAAGATTTCATAACAGCGCGTACCAATATGGCAGGTGTCAATTATATCAAAGAATTGTTTCCACACAAAATTGTAAAGGAATTTGATTTGGTAAAATCTAAAATTGAGCCACGCGATAACGCACTGCATTTAGACTGTTGTTTTCAGCCTGTAGGAGAAAATAAAGGAATTATCTACAAATCGGGTTTCCGTGAAGAAGCAGATTATATGTATTTGGTGAATCTTTTTGGCAGAGAAAATCTGTTTCATATTGAACGCGAAGAAATGTATCACATGAATTCTAATGTTTTTTCAATTGATAAAAATGTGGTAGTTTCCGAACGCAATTTCACCCGATTAAACAATTGGTTGCGCGATAACGGATTCACCGTGGAAGAAATTCCATATGCAGAAATTTCCAAACAAGAAGGCCTTTTACGCTGTTCCACTTTACCATTAATAAGAGAATAA
- a CDS encoding citrate synthase gives MSKTATISIDDKTLELPIIVGTENEVAIDIEKLRALTGAITLDPGYKNSGSCKSAITFLDGEEGILRYRGYSIEDLAEKSNFLEVAYLVIFGELPTAQQIEKFENDIRKYTLVNEEMKGIIDGFPKHAHPMGILASLTCALTAFNPKVVNVEDDQQMYDAVCKIMGKFLVVATWTYRKINGYPLNYYDNTLPYVDNFLQLMFKLPTGPYKVNPVVLNAIDKLFILHADHEQNCSTSTVRMVGSSHAGLFASISAGVSALWGPLHGGANQAVLEMLEEIQKDGGDADKYLAKAKDKNDPFRLMGFGHRVYKNFDPRARIIKKAADEVLAELGVNDPILKIAKDLEEMALKDEYFVSRNLYPNVDFYSGIIYRALGIPTEMFTVMFAIGRLPGWVAQWKEMRENKEPIGRPRQVYVGEQLRAFKEIANR, from the coding sequence ATGTCAAAAACTGCAACTATATCTATAGATGACAAAACGTTAGAATTACCTATAATTGTTGGTACAGAAAACGAGGTGGCTATTGATATTGAAAAGTTAAGAGCTTTAACCGGTGCAATTACATTAGATCCGGGTTATAAAAACTCTGGTTCTTGTAAAAGTGCCATTACTTTTTTAGATGGGGAAGAAGGAATTTTAAGATACCGAGGATATTCAATTGAAGATTTAGCTGAAAAATCAAACTTTTTAGAAGTAGCTTATTTAGTTATTTTTGGCGAGTTGCCAACTGCGCAACAAATCGAAAAATTTGAAAACGATATCCGTAAATATACGTTGGTAAACGAGGAAATGAAAGGCATCATCGATGGTTTTCCAAAACACGCACATCCAATGGGTATCTTGGCATCTTTAACATGCGCTTTAACTGCTTTTAATCCAAAAGTAGTAAATGTGGAAGACGATCAGCAAATGTATGATGCTGTTTGCAAAATAATGGGTAAATTCTTAGTAGTTGCAACATGGACATACAGAAAAATAAATGGTTATCCATTAAATTATTACGATAACACATTGCCGTATGTAGATAACTTTTTACAATTGATGTTTAAATTACCAACAGGTCCTTACAAAGTAAACCCGGTAGTTTTAAACGCAATTGATAAATTATTCATTTTACACGCAGACCACGAGCAAAACTGTTCTACATCAACTGTGCGTATGGTAGGTTCTTCGCATGCAGGTTTGTTTGCATCTATTTCTGCTGGTGTGTCGGCGCTTTGGGGACCACTTCACGGCGGTGCTAATCAGGCTGTTCTAGAAATGCTAGAAGAAATCCAGAAAGATGGTGGCGATGCAGATAAATATCTTGCAAAGGCAAAAGACAAAAACGATCCATTCCGTTTAATGGGCTTTGGACACCGTGTGTATAAAAATTTCGATCCTCGTGCACGTATCATCAAAAAAGCAGCAGACGAAGTTTTGGCAGAATTAGGCGTGAACGATCCAATCTTAAAAATCGCTAAAGATTTAGAAGAAATGGCGTTAAAAGACGAATATTTCGTGTCTCGTAATTTATATCCAAACGTAGATTTCTATTCAGGTATTATTTACCGTGCATTAGGAATACCAACCGAAATGTTCACCGTAATGTTTGCAATTGGACGTTTACCGGGATGGGTGGCTCAATGGAAAGAAATGCGTGAAAACAAAGAACCAATTGGTCGTCCACGTCAAGTATATGTAGGAGAGCAATTACGTGCGTTCAAAGAAATAGCAAACAGATAA
- a CDS encoding four helix bundle protein, which yields MSSYRDLDIYKISLSLFYEVHPMSLKLPKHELYELGSQLRRSSDSIVTNIAEGYGRSAYKAEFVRFLTFSWASCSETINHLEKIKHLYGNLFRDDFIQNYEILSAKIYTFIKYVENNWK from the coding sequence ATGAGTAGTTATAGAGATTTAGACATTTACAAAATTAGTTTGTCTTTGTTTTACGAAGTGCACCCAATGTCTTTAAAATTGCCTAAACACGAATTATACGAATTAGGAAGTCAATTAAGAAGATCGTCTGATAGCATTGTAACAAATATTGCAGAAGGCTACGGGCGAAGTGCTTATAAAGCAGAGTTTGTGAGATTCCTAACCTTTTCATGGGCAAGTTGTTCAGAGACAATTAATCATCTTGAAAAGATTAAACATTTGTACGGTAACTTATTTAGAGATGACTTTATTCAGAATTATGAGATTTTAAGTGCTAAAATTTATACTTTTATTAAATACGTTGAAAATAATTGGAAATAG
- the murI gene encoding glutamate racemase: protein MNDTRPIGLFDSGIGGTTVWQALHYLLPHENTLFLGDSMNAPYGQKTKQEIIALSKRNTAWLIEQGAKIIIVACNTATTNAIAELRNTFEVPIIGIEPAIKPAAMLTKTGKVGVLATQGTLLSKKYSEAQLLYPNVTFINQIGYKIVQIIEEGGLYSTELELLLKEYMQPMIEAKIDHLVLGCTHYPYLKPILNKLLPSNIKIIDSGEAVAKHTHRILEANNLLKTDKKMGETKFYTTKNVAVMQSFIHPFGTAELLEF, encoded by the coding sequence ATGAATGATACGCGACCTATTGGCTTATTCGATTCGGGAATTGGCGGCACCACTGTTTGGCAAGCCCTACACTATCTACTACCCCATGAAAACACATTGTTTTTAGGCGATAGCATGAATGCACCCTATGGTCAAAAAACAAAACAAGAAATAATAGCACTTTCTAAAAGAAATACGGCTTGGCTTATAGAACAAGGTGCAAAAATAATTATTGTAGCGTGCAACACTGCCACAACAAATGCAATTGCCGAATTGCGAAACACTTTTGAAGTACCAATCATTGGCATAGAACCAGCAATAAAACCAGCAGCAATGCTCACAAAAACTGGCAAAGTGGGTGTGTTGGCAACACAAGGAACGCTGTTAAGTAAAAAATACAGTGAAGCTCAACTTTTATACCCAAACGTTACTTTTATTAATCAAATAGGATATAAAATTGTTCAGATTATTGAAGAAGGAGGTTTGTACTCAACCGAACTAGAGCTACTTTTAAAAGAATATATGCAACCAATGATTGAAGCTAAAATAGATCATTTGGTTTTGGGCTGTACCCACTACCCTTACCTGAAACCCATTTTGAACAAGTTGCTTCCTTCCAACATAAAAATTATTGATTCTGGAGAGGCAGTTGCAAAACATACCCACCGCATATTAGAAGCAAACAACTTACTTAAAACCGATAAAAAAATGGGCGAAACAAAATTTTACACAACAAAAAATGTGGCTGTTATGCAAAGTTTTATTCACCCATTTGGTACCGCTGAATTGCTGGAATTCTGA
- a CDS encoding LLM class flavin-dependent oxidoreductase: MNYSFLDLVYVKENQTVQQAFNELKTTSQKADALGFTRYWLAEHHNMEGVASNATSVLMGYVAANTQKIRVGSGGVMLPNHSPLAISEQFGTLAQIYPNRIDLGLGRAPGTDGLTAQHMNESFMKNVHEFPKNVSAIQQYISAENTEAKVRAYVAEGTNIPIYILGSSTDSAVLAAAYGLPYAFASHFAPQQLGAAFKFYTDEFQPNSGIASPYKIACVNVIIGETNEEAKLQASTFYKMFLGLIRNQRSKMKQPDLNFYNDWSVVEEAQLSQMTAGSFIGDKETVARNLQQFIDRYKIDEIMMSCPIYSVEKRLYSMEQFASIISKI; this comes from the coding sequence ATGAACTATTCTTTTCTTGATTTAGTTTACGTTAAAGAAAATCAAACGGTTCAGCAGGCATTCAACGAGCTCAAAACCACTTCGCAAAAGGCAGATGCGTTGGGGTTTACACGTTATTGGCTTGCCGAACATCACAATATGGAAGGTGTGGCTAGTAATGCTACATCGGTTTTGATGGGGTATGTTGCCGCAAACACGCAGAAAATTCGAGTGGGATCAGGTGGTGTTATGTTGCCCAATCACTCGCCCTTAGCAATTTCGGAACAGTTTGGTACCTTGGCTCAGATTTATCCCAACAGAATTGATCTAGGCTTGGGAAGAGCACCAGGAACCGACGGACTAACTGCGCAACACATGAATGAAAGCTTTATGAAAAATGTACACGAGTTTCCAAAAAATGTGTCCGCAATCCAGCAATATATTTCTGCAGAAAACACCGAAGCTAAAGTACGTGCGTATGTTGCAGAAGGAACCAATATTCCTATTTATATATTGGGTTCCAGTACCGATAGTGCCGTTTTGGCTGCTGCCTATGGCTTGCCCTACGCTTTTGCATCACACTTTGCACCACAACAATTGGGAGCGGCATTTAAGTTTTACACCGATGAATTTCAACCAAACAGCGGAATAGCATCACCTTATAAAATAGCTTGTGTAAATGTAATTATTGGTGAAACAAACGAAGAAGCGAAATTGCAAGCTTCCACCTTTTATAAAATGTTTTTAGGATTGATTCGCAACCAGCGCTCTAAAATGAAACAGCCCGATCTAAATTTTTATAATGATTGGTCAGTGGTTGAAGAAGCGCAGTTAAGCCAAATGACCGCAGGAAGTTTTATTGGTGACAAAGAAACTGTGGCTCGAAATTTGCAACAATTCATCGACCGTTATAAAATAGATGAAATCATGATGTCGTGCCCAATATATTCGGTAGAAAAACGTTTGTATTCAATGGAGCAATTTGCTTCAATTATTTCTAAAATTTAA
- a CDS encoding MarC family NAAT transporter, translated as MDLFLITFAALFSVINPLGSVPIFLGLTQDDSKEIKNKTAFWASVNVFIILVISFFIGKIILNFFGISIDVLRIAGGVVICSSGFGLLSGSFSKRRGVNKKVADDAQQRNDIALTPLAIPMMAGPGSMSLLIAMEQDNPELMNKLLIVAAIFAVAITVFLILRSANYISKLLGAAGIVAISRIIGFLVLAIGIQYIINSLLIIFKI; from the coding sequence ATGGATCTATTTTTAATAACATTTGCAGCTTTATTTTCGGTAATTAATCCATTGGGTTCTGTTCCTATTTTTCTTGGATTGACTCAAGACGATTCTAAAGAAATTAAAAACAAAACCGCTTTTTGGGCGTCGGTGAATGTATTCATTATTTTGGTTATATCGTTTTTTATTGGCAAAATAATTTTAAATTTTTTCGGAATTAGTATCGATGTGCTACGAATAGCCGGTGGTGTGGTGATTTGTTCATCAGGTTTTGGCCTTTTATCTGGCAGTTTTAGTAAACGCAGAGGTGTAAATAAAAAAGTGGCCGATGATGCCCAACAACGAAATGATATTGCATTGACTCCATTGGCAATTCCTATGATGGCAGGTCCGGGTTCTATGTCGTTGCTCATTGCGATGGAGCAAGACAACCCTGAACTAATGAACAAACTTTTAATTGTTGCTGCTATTTTTGCAGTTGCGATAACTGTATTCTTAATTTTAAGGAGCGCCAATTATATATCTAAACTTTTGGGAGCAGCTGGTATTGTAGCTATTTCAAGAATTATTGGTTTCTTGGTTTTGGCAATTGGTATTCAATACATTATTAATTCGCTGCTTATTATCTTTAAAATTTAA
- a CDS encoding OmpH family outer membrane protein, with the protein MRKLRKLFLAAIMVVGFNVATQAQEVAHINVSELIPLMPESKAAKDELTKLQEKYKKELETMQKDYQTKGQKYQAEAATAGDALNQTRMKEMQEMEERMSLFAQNAQQEMGKKELALSEPILTKAQQAIHKVARAKGYKYVLDSTIGSGVILADGPNLMAEVKKELKIN; encoded by the coding sequence ATGAGAAAATTAAGAAAATTGTTTTTGGCAGCAATAATGGTTGTAGGTTTTAATGTAGCTACACAAGCACAAGAAGTTGCCCACATTAATGTATCAGAGTTAATTCCGTTAATGCCTGAATCTAAAGCAGCAAAAGACGAATTAACAAAGTTGCAAGAAAAATACAAAAAAGAATTGGAAACCATGCAAAAAGACTACCAAACCAAAGGTCAAAAATACCAGGCAGAGGCAGCAACAGCAGGTGACGCATTGAACCAAACCCGTATGAAAGAAATGCAGGAAATGGAAGAACGTATGAGTTTATTTGCACAAAATGCACAACAAGAAATGGGTAAAAAAGAATTGGCTTTATCTGAACCAATTTTAACAAAAGCACAACAAGCGATCCACAAAGTAGCTCGTGCAAAAGGTTACAAATATGTTTTAGATTCTACTATTGGTTCGGGAGTAATCTTAGCAGATGGTCCAAATTTAATGGCAGAAGTTAAAAAAGAATTAAAAATAAATTAA